GGCATATTATAACACTCTTTATTTTAAGTACCAAAAATAATCTTCCTTATGAAGTAGCACGGAAACGATTTAGAAATTCTTCTGTTAGTGAAATTCCTTTTGGCGCACAAATATATTGCTTTTCTTTAAAATGAACAATATCTCCATCCAAGCCATAAACTAATCCGGTTAAGAAATCTACAATACGAGAAGCAATTTTTTCTTCTGTTTGTACAAAATCGATAATGGCTACTTGTCCTGCCTTTAATTGCAAAGCAATGGTTTGTGTATCACGATAAGATAAAGGTTGATAGACTTGCATCACAGGTAATTCTTGATTTTCATCCATACTAGTAGAAAAAATTGCTGCATTTTTCTTTTCTTCCGTACCTTCAACCTCTTCTTTTTGCGATGCTACTTCCTGTATTTCTTCATCATGATATTCTTGTGCCAATTGTTGATCAATTTCAGCTACAATTTGATCTTTATCTATAGGATTGTCTTCTAAATTTGCCCAGTCTAAATGATTTTTATGCACCCATTTCTCCCCCTTTTTTGAAAAAAAAGAAGTGCTGAACCTCAACACTTCTTTTCAATCTATTAGCGATTAAACTTACGGAAAATTGCTGGTGTGTCATCTTTTCCTTTATTGTTTGATGTATGAGTATTCGCTTCAAATTCTTTCTTTTCAATCGTACTACTTTCGATACCAGCATCATTTGTACGAGCAGAAGTTTCTTTTTGAATATCCCAATTCCCAAATTGTCCGTTTGTTTTTTCTTTAGCTGTCCCTAATTCTGTTTCTTTACGTTGTGGTCGTAAATTGTTAGCGGCGGGACGTGCGGACTTTTTTTCTTTATTCTCGATTCCTGTAGCAATTACTGTAACGATGATTTCATCTGCTAAGTCAGCATTAATTGAAGTTCCTAAGATGATGTTTACATCGCTTGCAGCTGCAGCTGCCACGATATCAGAAGCTTCTTGTGCTTCGAATAATGTCATATCTAAACCACCTGTGATGTTCAATAGGACTTGTTCGGCACCATCGATAGAAGTTTCTAATAATGGAGAAGAAATCGCTAGTTTTGTCGCTTCTACAACACGATCTTCTCCTACTGCTGTACCAATACCCATTAAAGCTAAACCTTGGTCAGCCATTACAGTACGTACATCGGCAAAGTCAACATTGACTTGTCCTTCTGAAGTAATTAAGTCAGAGATTCCTTGTACCCCTTGACGTAATACGTTATCTGCTTCACGGAATGCTTCTGTAATTGGTGTTTTCTTATCTACTACTTCTAATAAACGGTTATTAGAGATGATTAATAAAGTATCTACATTATCTTTTAATTTAGCAATTCCTTCTGCAGCATATTTACCACGAGTAGAACCTTCAAATGAGAATGGACGAGTAACCACACCAACAGTTAATGCACCGATTTCTTGAGCGATACGAGCAACGATTGGAGCAGCACCTGTACCTGTACCACCACCCATTCCGGCAGTAACAAAGACCATATCTGCGCCTTCTAAAGCAGAGCGTAATTCGTTTTCACTTTCTTCTGCTGCTTTTTCCCCAACTTCTGGTTTAGAACCAGCACCTAATCCACGAGTTACTTTAGGTCCTAATTGGATTACGTTTTCTGTTTTTGCTTGTTTTAATGCTTGCACATCTGTATTTGCTAAGTAGAATTGTACTCCTTGTACTCCTTCTTCAATCATGCGATTTACGGCATTTCCACCGCCGCCTCCGACACCGACTACTTTAATTACGGCACCGCTATTTTCAAAGTTATTATCAATACTAAATTCCATTGTGGTGTCCTCCCTCATTATTCAAAGATATTATCAAAGAAGTTTTTGAAACGAGAAGTTTTTTCTTCTTCCGGTTGTTCCTCTTCTTTTTTCTTTTCTTCTTTTGGTTGTTCATAGTAGCTATTATCTACAGTTTTTTGTTTTGTAGGTTCTGCTTTTTTCGCCGCTACTGTTTCTTTTTTAGGTGTTGCTTTTGGTGCAACTGGTTTTCCGTTCACGATACGATCAATATCTGTTAAATTGGCAGTATATTCGACAATCGCTAATACACTAGAAAACATTGGATTACGTAATCCCATATGATTTGGTACATGTAAACGAATACTACTATCAATATCAAAAATTTCTGTCGCTAAATCAAGAATGCCAGGGATGCTAGCTGCGCCTCCAGTTAAGACGATTCCTCCAGCAAGAGATAAAGCGTCGATTTCTGATAAGATTTGTTTCATATGTTCAAAAATTTCTGCTTCACGTGCTTCAATAATTTCTGCTAAG
The DNA window shown above is from Catellicoccus marimammalium M35/04/3 and carries:
- the ftsZ gene encoding cell division protein FtsZ; translated protein: MEFSIDNNFENSGAVIKVVGVGGGGGNAVNRMIEEGVQGVQFYLANTDVQALKQAKTENVIQLGPKVTRGLGAGSKPEVGEKAAEESENELRSALEGADMVFVTAGMGGGTGTGAAPIVARIAQEIGALTVGVVTRPFSFEGSTRGKYAAEGIAKLKDNVDTLLIISNNRLLEVVDKKTPITEAFREADNVLRQGVQGISDLITSEGQVNVDFADVRTVMADQGLALMGIGTAVGEDRVVEATKLAISSPLLETSIDGAEQVLLNITGGLDMTLFEAQEASDIVAAAAASDVNIILGTSINADLADEIIVTVIATGIENKEKKSARPAANNLRPQRKETELGTAKEKTNGQFGNWDIQKETSARTNDAGIESSTIEKKEFEANTHTSNNKGKDDTPAIFRKFNR
- a CDS encoding cell division protein SepF; amino-acid sequence: MHKNHLDWANLEDNPIDKDQIVAEIDQQLAQEYHDEEIQEVASQKEEVEGTEEKKNAAIFSTSMDENQELPVMQVYQPLSYRDTQTIALQLKAGQVAIIDFVQTEEKIASRIVDFLTGLVYGLDGDIVHFKEKQYICAPKGISLTEEFLNRFRATS